In one Brevibacterium sp. CBA3109 genomic region, the following are encoded:
- a CDS encoding Z1 domain-containing protein has translation MSQESSPVEIVFNRFLQMMSREDALKKTKVSLEALPGIDEALHELEREHEQQVLTRTKLTEIGTARKKDLRELGWYSGVATDGVWGALRERMANGGLSGALDSIDRSTEEIVASLAEPRVDDDNRLGLVIGNVQSGKTANYSAVIAKALDSGYKFVLVLSGVHNNLRRQTQVRLDTDLGVLENRQAWYRLTDSEGDFGDAHTGNASSIVANHGRILAVVKKNSHRLKKVLGFLRSLDSATKRDTPFLIIDDESDQATPDASAKVGDEPTAINLLMRQIWAEVRNGTYAGYTATPFANVFMDPNVPKGALPELYPRDFIHVMPTPANYFGAERIFGLQDVADEERDVELPDVIRAITKEEVRELVPSGNKVEGFQPRVTKSLGEAIRWFIVACAVRRIRGQQKKHSTMLIHTTPRTEPHFATRDAIEEYLEPLRRASLNGDVERFKEVFEVEINRAASLYDGDGLAPTWPRISDEIPNVLRYLRTVVDNGREDDSERLSYSHEPQTVIVIGGSTLSRGLTLEGLFVSYFTRTSNTYDTLLQMGRWFGYRNGYEDLQRIWVSPRLDKDYQFLATVESDLRSEIARMTQAGMTPADIGVRVRLHPGRLQVTSSAKQKHALEAEVDFEGFRLQTTQFDFSRREQALKNVQSTETLLQRLQPFRSSAVPTLFEDVPLEELETFFTEFEVHENNQGVFFDAIKWSSEKLPEKRWNVVVPSEGKGADGLNVAGTKVGSIRRSPIERDLEELRESESINIRALMSGKDVILDLRLQNKLPLNKTLSQLNNEAQYNWRKHRDGGNGRGLLILYPISRLSTATSEGRMSMDSALRVIHPSLVAPGLPPLIGMAVVAPFDSDNRLKTKGSTIAVRPVFDDAEDIDEPLVEDTERDFQGDA, from the coding sequence ATGAGTCAAGAGTCCTCGCCGGTCGAAATCGTCTTCAACAGGTTTCTTCAGATGATGTCGCGTGAAGACGCGCTTAAGAAGACAAAAGTATCGCTCGAGGCTCTTCCTGGTATCGACGAAGCTCTCCACGAATTGGAGCGTGAGCATGAACAGCAGGTTCTGACACGGACAAAACTGACCGAGATCGGCACGGCAAGGAAGAAGGACCTTCGAGAACTGGGATGGTATTCCGGCGTGGCAACGGACGGCGTTTGGGGCGCTCTTCGCGAACGGATGGCGAATGGTGGGCTGTCCGGAGCGCTTGACTCGATCGACCGGTCAACCGAGGAGATAGTCGCTTCACTGGCTGAGCCCCGAGTCGATGATGACAACAGGCTCGGGCTTGTGATCGGAAATGTCCAGTCTGGAAAGACGGCAAACTATTCGGCAGTCATTGCGAAAGCCCTGGACAGCGGTTATAAGTTTGTGCTTGTGCTGTCGGGCGTGCACAACAATCTGCGCCGACAGACGCAGGTGAGGCTCGACACGGACCTTGGAGTGCTGGAAAATCGTCAAGCATGGTATCGGCTCACGGACTCTGAAGGTGACTTCGGTGATGCGCACACGGGAAATGCGAGCTCTATCGTGGCTAACCACGGTCGAATCCTCGCCGTTGTGAAGAAGAACAGTCATCGGCTCAAGAAGGTACTGGGGTTCCTTCGAAGCTTGGACTCGGCCACCAAGCGCGACACACCTTTCCTCATCATCGACGATGAATCAGATCAAGCGACTCCCGATGCGTCGGCGAAAGTCGGTGACGAACCGACCGCCATCAACCTTCTAATGCGGCAGATTTGGGCTGAAGTCCGAAACGGTACATATGCAGGGTACACAGCTACTCCGTTTGCCAACGTCTTTATGGACCCGAACGTCCCGAAGGGTGCATTGCCCGAGCTCTATCCGCGGGATTTCATCCACGTAATGCCGACTCCTGCGAACTATTTCGGCGCAGAGAGAATCTTCGGTCTTCAGGATGTCGCAGATGAAGAACGTGACGTCGAGCTTCCGGATGTGATTCGGGCGATCACCAAAGAAGAGGTCCGAGAGCTGGTGCCGAGCGGAAACAAGGTTGAGGGCTTCCAGCCGCGCGTCACCAAATCTCTTGGAGAGGCGATACGGTGGTTCATAGTTGCATGCGCAGTCCGCCGCATTCGAGGACAGCAGAAGAAGCACTCAACAATGCTGATCCATACTACTCCGCGGACAGAACCTCATTTCGCCACTCGAGACGCCATTGAAGAATATCTCGAACCACTTCGCAGGGCTTCGCTCAACGGTGACGTGGAACGGTTCAAAGAGGTGTTCGAAGTTGAGATCAATAGAGCCGCATCTCTCTATGACGGCGACGGGTTGGCTCCGACCTGGCCTCGAATCAGCGATGAGATTCCGAATGTGCTGCGCTACTTGCGTACGGTTGTCGACAACGGTCGTGAAGATGACAGCGAACGACTTTCGTATTCGCATGAACCGCAGACTGTGATCGTGATCGGCGGCAGCACATTGTCACGGGGATTGACGTTGGAAGGCCTTTTCGTCTCTTACTTCACACGGACGTCCAACACCTATGACACCTTGCTTCAGATGGGGCGTTGGTTCGGATATCGAAACGGCTATGAAGACCTCCAGCGCATCTGGGTAAGCCCGCGCCTCGATAAGGACTACCAGTTCTTGGCAACAGTCGAGTCTGATCTGCGGAGCGAGATCGCTCGCATGACGCAGGCGGGGATGACCCCGGCGGACATCGGAGTGCGCGTGCGGTTGCATCCGGGGCGTCTGCAGGTGACGAGCTCAGCCAAACAGAAGCACGCGTTGGAAGCAGAAGTCGATTTCGAAGGCTTCAGGTTGCAGACCACACAGTTCGACTTCTCAAGACGTGAGCAAGCACTCAAGAACGTGCAATCGACTGAAACACTTCTGCAACGTCTTCAACCATTCCGGTCATCGGCGGTGCCGACGCTGTTTGAAGACGTTCCTCTCGAGGAACTCGAAACATTCTTCACGGAGTTTGAGGTCCACGAGAACAACCAGGGTGTCTTCTTCGATGCAATCAAATGGTCGAGCGAGAAGCTACCCGAAAAGCGGTGGAATGTCGTCGTGCCAAGTGAGGGTAAGGGCGCTGACGGACTGAACGTTGCGGGCACAAAGGTCGGGTCGATCCGACGTTCGCCGATCGAGAGAGATTTGGAGGAGCTGCGGGAATCAGAATCGATCAATATCCGGGCGTTGATGTCTGGGAAGGATGTCATCCTCGATCTGCGCCTTCAAAACAAATTGCCGCTCAATAAGACACTTTCGCAGCTGAATAATGAAGCTCAATACAACTGGCGAAAGCACAGGGACGGTGGAAATGGCCGCGGGCTGCTCATTCTGTATCCGATCAGTCGGTTGTCGACTGCAACTTCGGAAGGCAGAATGTCGATGGACTCTGCGTTGAGAGTCATTCACCCGTCGCTTGTGGCTCCGGGACTTCCCCCACTGATCGGCATGGCTGTCGTCGCGCCATTCGATTCTGATAATCGTCTCAAAACCAAAGGCAGTACTATCGCGGTGCGTCCTGTCTTCGATGACGCCGAAGATATTGACGAACCTCTTGTGGAAGATACAGAACGAGACTTTCAAGGCGACGCATGA
- a CDS encoding PD-(D/E)XK motif protein — translation MSSTKEVFHAAIRDGSALVVGEASVLVADSNGARRTWLGYQEGEFAAAYFSTDSERDISFSVSQVISVQSVDIRDEAAGSRSRALKVVCHEPRLDEVFFVFIDEVRSALDGEAEVIDVVNSAASDWRRLLHVAMTELSEAAAAGIYGELRFLEGTIEKLGPSAIGLWQRTAQDIQDFIGDSARIEVKTSAFQDRSAVTVHGLRQLEPPATGSLTLAVAEVQRHGTDSIEHVVERLRQLGTDHKILTEKLRDAGYVEGMPGADQFTFNLLSWRYWEIDQLSPVLNRSALHEQVADAVSSLSYSLNLGSLGESSTVFDFNRLSPEETKTI, via the coding sequence ATGAGTTCAACTAAAGAGGTCTTCCACGCCGCGATTCGCGACGGATCAGCGTTAGTGGTCGGCGAAGCGTCGGTGTTAGTTGCAGATTCGAATGGTGCGCGACGCACCTGGCTTGGGTATCAGGAGGGGGAGTTTGCGGCCGCCTATTTCTCCACGGACAGCGAGCGCGACATCAGCTTCTCAGTCAGTCAGGTGATCAGCGTGCAGAGCGTTGATATCCGCGACGAGGCGGCAGGCAGCCGCTCTCGAGCTTTGAAAGTCGTATGCCATGAACCACGATTAGATGAGGTCTTCTTCGTGTTCATTGATGAAGTGCGCTCAGCGCTCGACGGAGAAGCGGAAGTGATTGATGTAGTCAATTCAGCCGCTTCAGACTGGCGTCGTCTGCTCCACGTCGCAATGACAGAGCTATCCGAGGCAGCCGCAGCAGGCATCTACGGTGAGCTTCGCTTCCTCGAAGGCACCATCGAGAAGCTCGGCCCCTCGGCGATAGGATTGTGGCAACGGACTGCTCAGGATATTCAAGATTTCATAGGTGATTCCGCGCGAATCGAAGTGAAAACTTCCGCTTTCCAAGACCGGTCTGCTGTTACGGTCCACGGGCTACGTCAGTTAGAACCGCCCGCTACCGGATCATTGACACTGGCAGTAGCCGAAGTCCAACGACACGGGACCGACTCGATCGAACACGTGGTCGAACGGCTTAGACAGTTGGGCACAGATCATAAAATTCTGACTGAAAAGCTACGCGATGCCGGATATGTCGAAGGTATGCCTGGAGCCGATCAGTTCACATTCAATTTGCTGTCATGGCGATATTGGGAAATAGATCAACTTTCCCCGGTGCTGAACCGGTCAGCGTTGCACGAGCAAGTGGCTGACGCAGTTTCCTCACTTTCCTATTCGCTGAATCTCGGGTCGCTGGGGGAGTCGTCAACTGTCTTCGATTTCAATCGACTTTCCCCAGAGGAGACGAAGACGATATGA
- a CDS encoding very short patch repair endonuclease yields the protein MQANKRRDTKPELAVRSILHARGLRFRVDSAPFKGVRTRADIVFSKAKIAVFVDGCFWHGCPEHFISPKTNVNYWSAKITKNRDRDERVDRIMLEAGWAVIHIWEHEDPESAADLVERSWRSRTGRN from the coding sequence ATGCAAGCGAACAAGCGGCGGGACACAAAGCCTGAACTTGCCGTGCGATCAATTCTGCACGCTCGTGGATTGCGGTTCCGCGTAGACTCAGCTCCCTTCAAGGGGGTCAGGACGCGAGCGGACATCGTATTCTCCAAAGCTAAGATCGCTGTGTTCGTCGATGGATGCTTTTGGCATGGGTGTCCGGAGCATTTCATATCGCCCAAAACGAATGTCAACTATTGGTCGGCGAAGATCACGAAGAACAGAGACCGTGATGAAAGAGTTGACCGAATCATGTTGGAGGCCGGTTGGGCAGTCATTCATATCTGGGAACATGAGGATCCAGAGTCTGCCGCGGACTTAGTCGAGCGATCGTGGAGAAGCAGAACTGGCAGAAACTGA
- a CDS encoding transposase, translated as MPQPYPKEFRDDVIQVALNRDSKTTIGQIAKDFGIHEGTLNKWIRQAEIDAGNKPGNTSDESAELREMRRRNRLLEQENEVLRRAAAYLSQANPADQLCSTRS; from the coding sequence ATGCCACAGCCCTACCCGAAAGAATTCCGCGACGACGTCATCCAGGTCGCTTTGAACCGGGACTCGAAGACGACGATCGGACAGATCGCCAAGGACTTCGGGATCCACGAAGGCACCCTGAACAAATGGATCCGCCAAGCAGAAATCGATGCCGGCAACAAACCCGGCAACACCAGCGACGAGTCCGCCGAACTACGAGAGATGCGTCGGCGCAATCGTCTGCTTGAGCAGGAGAACGAGGTCCTGCGCCGCGCGGCCGCCTATCTGTCACAGGCGAACCCTGCTGATCAATTGTGCTCTACCCGCTCGTGA
- a CDS encoding IS30 family transposase has protein sequence MGVDQRSAQDWDKDIKQFTGGRIYPDGRIIRYRQSAILKTVKNPRNAYTRGAPVDVERLEISIDSRFLSLIEREKIHDLAKSGESMRTIGERLRRSPSTISRELARNATNTLGYLPYTAHRMAASRRPRPRVRKLEGESGLRAYVQTKLQQKWSPEQISHRLVKDFPDDRQMRVCTETIYQSIYVQGRGGLKREIAALMRRGRVVRKPRRDPARRTKRFVDEMVSIADRPPEADDRAIPGHWEGDLIIGTKSRSAIATLVERSSRFVTLVHLDADHTAETVRDGLVKTVSELPQALRRSLTWDQGAEMSGHVAFRTATNMDVYFCDPGSPWQRGSNENTNGLLRQYFPKGTDLSRHAPEELEDVAAELNARPRKTLNWDTPAERLHALLEPQ, from the coding sequence ATCGGTGTCGATCAGCGCTCAGCCCAGGACTGGGACAAAGACATTAAGCAGTTCACTGGTGGGCGCATCTATCCTGATGGTCGGATCATTCGCTACCGGCAATCGGCGATACTGAAAACTGTGAAGAATCCGCGCAATGCCTATACACGAGGTGCTCCCGTCGATGTCGAGCGCCTCGAAATATCGATCGATTCTCGTTTTCTGAGCCTGATTGAACGAGAGAAAATCCACGATCTTGCCAAGAGTGGAGAATCGATGCGCACCATCGGAGAGAGGTTAAGGCGAAGCCCCTCGACGATCAGCCGGGAACTGGCGCGCAATGCCACCAACACGTTGGGGTATCTTCCATATACCGCGCACCGAATGGCGGCGTCTCGTCGCCCGCGGCCACGAGTGCGTAAACTCGAAGGTGAAAGTGGGCTACGTGCCTACGTCCAGACCAAGCTGCAGCAGAAATGGTCACCGGAACAGATCAGCCACCGGCTGGTCAAGGACTTCCCCGATGACAGACAAATGCGGGTGTGTACGGAAACGATCTACCAGTCGATCTACGTTCAGGGCCGTGGTGGACTCAAGCGTGAGATCGCAGCACTGATGCGTCGCGGACGGGTAGTACGCAAACCCCGACGAGATCCAGCACGCAGGACGAAACGGTTTGTCGATGAGATGGTCTCGATCGCTGACCGACCACCTGAGGCCGATGACCGTGCCATACCAGGACATTGGGAAGGCGATCTCATCATCGGAACGAAGTCCAGGTCCGCGATCGCCACACTCGTCGAGCGATCCAGTCGGTTCGTCACCCTTGTCCATCTCGACGCCGATCATACTGCCGAGACGGTCCGAGACGGTCTCGTCAAGACCGTCAGTGAGCTCCCACAGGCTCTGCGGCGATCATTAACGTGGGACCAGGGCGCGGAGATGTCGGGACACGTCGCGTTTCGTACAGCAACCAACATGGACGTCTACTTCTGCGACCCGGGCAGCCCCTGGCAACGTGGGAGCAACGAGAACACCAACGGACTCTTGCGCCAGTACTTTCCCAAAGGCACCGACTTGTCCCGGCACGCTCCCGAGGAGCTCGAGGATGTGGCTGCAGAACTCAATGCTCGACCACGAAAAACTTTGAACTGGGACACACCGGCAGAACGACTCCATGCTTTACTGGAACCTCAGTAG